One genomic segment of Arthrobacter sp. Marseille-P9274 includes these proteins:
- a CDS encoding single-stranded DNA-binding protein, with protein MTEYITVRGVVGTEVEAGLTNGGTQTANFRLASSERRLEKDQWVDKSTNWYRVEAYRYLAQNIAHSLKKGDRVIVTGKLRLRQWVREDGHQVTSPEIDAESIGHDLKWGTAKYARNVARGSGAQGDGDTAARPVFAGDGQSPQEAHASAAHSWDLGAGEPPEEEPQDDEYITEEAESPMRAAG; from the coding sequence ATGACCGAGTACATTACGGTCCGCGGTGTTGTCGGAACAGAAGTGGAAGCAGGACTGACCAACGGCGGGACACAGACCGCCAACTTCAGGCTGGCGTCCTCGGAGCGCCGTTTGGAGAAGGACCAATGGGTGGACAAATCGACCAACTGGTACCGCGTGGAGGCTTACCGCTACCTGGCGCAGAACATTGCCCACAGCCTGAAGAAAGGCGACCGGGTGATCGTCACCGGCAAACTGAGGCTACGCCAGTGGGTCAGGGAGGATGGCCATCAGGTCACGTCACCGGAAATCGATGCGGAGTCGATCGGCCACGACCTCAAGTGGGGAACGGCAAAATATGCGCGCAACGTTGCCCGCGGTTCCGGTGCCCAGGGCGACGGCGATACTGCTGCCCGGCCGGTCTTCGCCGGGGACGGGCAGTCGCCCCAAGAGGCGCACGCCTCCGCTGCCCACTCCTGGGACCTGGGTGCGGGGGAGCCGCCGGAGGAGGAGCCGCAGGACGACGAGTACATCACGGAGGAGGCTGAGAGCCCCATGCGGGCCGCCGGTTAA